The following proteins come from a genomic window of Oncorhynchus nerka isolate Pitt River unplaced genomic scaffold, Oner_Uvic_2.0 unplaced_scaffold_2440, whole genome shotgun sequence:
- the rbfox1l gene encoding LOW QUALITY PROTEIN: RNA binding protein fox-1 homolog 1-like (The sequence of the model RefSeq protein was modified relative to this genomic sequence to represent the inferred CDS: deleted 1 base in 1 codon) gives SERVSIIRGGAGSGSDEEGSGKAQPKRLHVSNIPFRFRDPDLRQMFGQFGKILDVEIIFNERGSKGFGFVTFESAMEADRAREKLNGTIVEGRKVEVNNATARIVTKKPQTPLVNGEVSTPGWKINPVMGAMYAPELYTVASFPYPVAAPTLAYRGSPLRGRGRAVYNTIRSAAAAAPTAMPAYPGVLYQDGLYGAEVYGGYPAAYRVAQSPSAATATYSDGYGRVYAAATDPYHHSVGPTATYGVGTMASLYRGGYNRFTPY, from the exons GCTCTGAGCGTGTCAGTATCATCAGG GGCGGAGCAGGAAGTGGTAGCGATGAGGAGGGGTCAGGCAAGGCCCAGCCCAAGCGTCTCCATGTTTCCAACATCCCCTTCCGCTTCAGAGACCCGGACCTCAGACAGATGTTTGGG CAATTTGGCAAGATCCTGGATGTGGAGATTATCTTTAATGAGAGAGGGTCAAAG GGTTTTGGGTTCGTGACCTTTGAGAGCGCAATGGAGGCAGACCGAGCAAGGGAAAAACTGAACGGAACTATCGTTGAGGGGAGGAAGGTTGAG GTGAACAATGCTACAGCCAGAATAGTCACCAAGAAACCCCAAACACCACTTGTGAATGGTGAGGTTTCAA ccCCTGGATGGAAGATCAACCCTGTCATGGGAGCGATGTATGCACCTGAACTCTACACCG ttgcCAGTTTCCCCTACCCCGTAGCTGCTCCCACCCTGGCCTATCGGGGCTCACCACTGCGTGGGCGGGGCCGGGCTGTCTACAACACAATTCGCTCAGCTGCTGCAGCCGCACCCACTGCCATGCCCGCCTACCCTGG TGTGCTGTACCAAGATGGATTATATGGAGCTGAAGTCTAT GGCGGGTATCCTGCAGCGTACAGAGTTGCCCAATCACCATCCGCTGCCACAGCAACATACAGTGATGG ATATGGCCGAGTTTATGCTGCTGCAACGGATCCCTACCACCATTCAGTGGGACCCACGGCAACATACGGTGTCGGAACAATG GCCAGTCTGTACAGAGGAGGATACAACCGCTTCACCCCTTACTGA